One genomic window of Conyzicola nivalis includes the following:
- a CDS encoding sensor domain-containing diguanylate cyclase, producing MPSGPSVLSDDERLRLEECVREPIRAPGSIQPHGALLAVAPDTLDIIYASDNCAVVLGIDARLLLGRPLSAVTGESWAQEHVDPGEETASDGNPRALELGAKRFEVIVHHDGPFSIVEFEPVDSDYSDRMAVAVYGAMHRLARLRTQGGLWQATARELCKLTLFERVTIYSFHPDGHGEIVAEELEDGMEPYLGLHFPASDIPEQARQLYLTKLSRLIVDNSGATSELLTLPADDGSEPVSLDLSAAELRSVSPHHLQFMRNMGQASTLSLSLVRDGRLIGMITLAQTTTHRVPYSLRQGLEVLANQVALQLHSMEEIDRLTAQVHVRSIRAQLVDQSGVTESTNTSDIAAALFEGSLTVLNLVPASGAVLSLSGTLTTIGTVPSPEAISNLDWWAKVNVVGKSFATERLPAEHPQLAGRLVGVTGLLFVPLPGSGDFIAWFRPEITDDVRWLGDQTPSNRVTTLSPRTSFSAWTESVTGKSEPWNGLEREAEELSRDLAVAMVRLAEAKLAALAMSDALTGLPNRRMLMERLSKALSIPLESGETTVLFIDLDSFKQINDTHGHDFGDQVLLHASQRILESTRAGDTVARLGGDEFVVLCETTNRDEAGAIAGRIIEAIRDPIVVNGVAMSVTASVGIAGASVASSAEELLRGADVAMYRAKSMGRDQVAR from the coding sequence GTGCCTTCTGGCCCCTCTGTGTTATCGGATGACGAGCGCCTGCGCCTCGAGGAGTGCGTTCGGGAGCCGATCCGGGCGCCCGGCTCGATCCAGCCCCATGGCGCCCTGCTCGCCGTCGCGCCCGACACGCTGGACATCATCTACGCCTCCGACAACTGCGCGGTCGTACTCGGCATCGACGCCCGTCTCCTGCTCGGTCGGCCGCTCAGCGCGGTCACTGGCGAATCGTGGGCTCAGGAGCATGTCGATCCGGGCGAGGAGACGGCGAGCGACGGCAACCCGCGGGCCCTGGAACTCGGCGCCAAGCGCTTCGAAGTGATCGTGCACCACGACGGTCCGTTCTCGATCGTCGAGTTCGAGCCGGTCGATAGCGACTACAGCGACCGCATGGCCGTCGCCGTGTACGGAGCGATGCACCGCCTCGCCCGCCTGCGCACGCAGGGTGGTCTATGGCAGGCGACCGCCCGCGAGCTGTGCAAGCTCACCCTGTTCGAACGGGTCACGATCTACTCGTTCCACCCCGACGGCCACGGTGAGATCGTCGCCGAAGAGCTCGAGGACGGGATGGAGCCCTATCTCGGCCTGCATTTCCCGGCATCCGACATCCCCGAGCAGGCGCGTCAGCTCTACCTGACCAAACTCTCCCGCCTGATCGTCGACAACTCGGGCGCGACGTCCGAGCTGTTGACCCTCCCCGCGGACGACGGAAGCGAGCCGGTCTCGCTCGACCTGAGCGCGGCCGAACTGCGCAGCGTCTCGCCGCACCACCTCCAGTTCATGCGCAACATGGGGCAGGCCTCGACGCTGTCGCTGTCGCTCGTGCGCGACGGGCGGCTGATCGGCATGATCACCCTGGCGCAGACGACCACGCATCGCGTGCCCTACTCCCTCAGACAGGGTCTCGAGGTGCTCGCGAACCAGGTCGCCCTGCAGCTGCACTCGATGGAAGAGATCGACCGGCTCACCGCGCAGGTGCACGTGCGGAGCATCAGGGCCCAACTCGTCGATCAGTCCGGCGTCACCGAATCGACGAATACGTCGGACATCGCCGCCGCCCTCTTCGAAGGCAGCCTCACCGTTCTCAACCTGGTGCCCGCCAGCGGCGCAGTTCTGAGTCTCTCGGGCACGCTGACCACGATCGGCACGGTGCCTTCGCCGGAGGCCATCAGCAATCTGGACTGGTGGGCCAAGGTCAACGTCGTCGGTAAGAGCTTCGCCACCGAACGTCTCCCGGCCGAGCATCCGCAACTCGCCGGGCGACTCGTCGGAGTCACCGGCCTGCTCTTCGTGCCGCTCCCCGGCAGCGGCGACTTCATCGCGTGGTTCCGGCCCGAGATCACCGACGACGTGCGCTGGCTGGGCGACCAGACCCCGAGCAACCGCGTGACGACACTCTCCCCGCGCACGTCGTTCTCGGCGTGGACCGAGAGCGTCACGGGCAAGAGCGAGCCGTGGAACGGGCTCGAGCGTGAAGCCGAAGAACTCAGCCGCGACCTCGCCGTCGCGATGGTCCGCCTCGCGGAAGCGAAGCTCGCGGCCCTCGCGATGAGCGACGCGCTTACCGGCCTCCCCAACCGCCGGATGCTGATGGAGCGCCTGTCGAAGGCGCTCTCCATCCCCCTCGAATCCGGCGAGACGACGGTGCTCTTCATCGACCTCGACTCTTTCAAGCAGATCAACGACACGCACGGCCACGACTTCGGCGACCAGGTGCTACTGCACGCCTCGCAACGGATCCTCGAGAGCACCCGCGCCGGCGACACGGTCGCACGGCTCGGCGGCGACGAATTCGTGGTCCTCTGTGAGACCACGAATCGGGACGAGGCGGGGGCGATCGCCGGCCGCATCATCGAGGCGATCCGCGATCCCATAGTGGTCAACGGCGTCGCGATGAGCGTCACGGCCTCGGTGGGCATCGCCGGGGCAAGCGTCGCGTCGTCGGCCGAAGAGCTGCTTCGCGGCGCGGATGTCGCCATGTACCGGGCCAAGTCGATGGGTCGCGACCAGGTCGCCCGCTAG